Proteins from one Desulfonema limicola genomic window:
- a CDS encoding ATP-binding protein has translation MINLDFLLWILTLCLIILITLSWNRKLSKEIQEHRHTQNRFNESEEKYKHLVELAPDAIVVYQDEIIKYANTACIKIIGAKQPEDIIGRSIWNFVHKDFKEIIKERIRLVIEEKKSTNFTELQFIRLDGQPVITESNISAIIYQGKPAIQAVLRDIAERKQMEQDLRYREASNKALLNAIPDLMFHISGQGDFLQVHGARDELYAEPEKVTGKNIKDILPEYLAAMTMDYIHKTLETGDLQTYKYQLPMHGILCDFEARMVPVASNEIIALVRNITEFRKAKAELIKAKETAEAASRAKSEFLANIGHEIRTPMNAIVGMTHLALETELTNCQKDYLKKISASSYALLGIINDILDFSRIESGRMNIYNAEFNLEDVLNHIFDNFKKKCIQKGIKISFSISHDVPKLLIGDSRRLGQILNNLVSNAVKFTEKGEIKINIENLNKTSDNLELQFSVTDTGIGIPPGKINNLFEAFIQADGSSSRKFGGTGLGLAISRHLVKMMNGEIRVQSSPGKGSIFSFTAQFYLQSMKKDNMSLVKLKNKILELKSEKPLSHTLIYNNPKPCPLLLNRLRELLENGDTDAFKHAETLHKYLADTRYENQASLLVKQVEAYDFEDAKKTLDKISKILI, from the coding sequence ATGATAAACCTGGATTTTTTGCTCTGGATACTGACATTATGCCTGATTATCCTGATAACACTTTCCTGGAACAGAAAATTATCAAAAGAAATTCAGGAACACAGGCATACTCAAAATCGTTTTAATGAAAGCGAAGAAAAATACAAACACCTGGTTGAGCTTGCACCTGATGCTATTGTTGTATATCAGGATGAAATTATAAAGTATGCAAATACTGCCTGTATAAAAATAATAGGAGCCAAACAGCCTGAAGATATTATTGGCAGATCAATATGGAATTTTGTCCACAAAGATTTTAAAGAGATTATAAAAGAGAGGATCAGGCTTGTTATTGAAGAAAAAAAATCTACAAATTTTACTGAATTGCAATTTATCAGGCTTGACGGCCAGCCGGTAATTACAGAAAGCAATATTTCCGCTATTATCTATCAGGGAAAACCTGCAATACAGGCTGTTTTAAGAGATATTGCAGAGCGAAAACAAATGGAACAGGATTTAAGATACAGAGAAGCCAGCAACAAAGCCCTGCTTAATGCTATTCCTGACTTAATGTTTCATATATCAGGCCAGGGGGATTTTTTACAGGTTCATGGTGCAAGAGACGAGCTTTATGCAGAACCAGAAAAGGTGACAGGTAAAAATATAAAAGATATTCTGCCTGAATATTTAGCTGCAATGACAATGGATTATATTCATAAAACCCTTGAAACCGGTGATTTGCAGACATATAAATATCAATTGCCCATGCACGGTATTTTATGCGATTTTGAAGCAAGAATGGTTCCAGTTGCTTCAAATGAGATAATTGCCCTGGTCAGAAATATAACAGAATTCAGAAAAGCAAAAGCTGAACTTATAAAAGCAAAAGAAACTGCTGAAGCTGCCAGCAGGGCAAAAAGTGAATTTCTTGCAAACATTGGTCATGAAATAAGAACTCCCATGAATGCAATTGTGGGCATGACCCATCTTGCCCTTGAAACTGAATTAACAAACTGCCAAAAGGATTATCTTAAAAAAATCTCTGCCTCAAGTTATGCTCTTTTAGGTATTATTAACGATATTCTTGATTTTTCAAGGATTGAATCAGGCAGGATGAATATTTATAATGCAGAGTTCAATCTTGAAGATGTTTTAAATCATATTTTTGATAATTTCAAAAAAAAATGTATTCAAAAAGGAATAAAAATTTCTTTTTCAATATCCCATGATGTGCCTAAACTGCTGATTGGTGATTCCAGGCGGCTGGGCCAGATTTTAAATAATCTTGTATCAAATGCTGTTAAATTTACAGAAAAAGGGGAAATTAAAATAAATATAGAAAATTTAAATAAAACCAGTGATAATCTTGAACTTCAATTCTCTGTTACAGATACAGGAATCGGCATCCCGCCTGGAAAAATTAACAACCTTTTTGAAGCCTTTATCCAGGCAGATGGATCTTCATCCCGAAAATTCGGGGGAACAGGGCTGGGACTAGCAATAAGCCGGCATCTTGTTAAAATGATGAATGGAGAAATCAGGGTGCAAAGCTCTCCTGGCAAAGGCAGTATTTTCAGCTTTACTGCTCAATTTTATTTACAGTCAATGAAAAAAGATAATATGTCCCTGGTAAAATTAAAAAACAAGATACTGGAATTAAAATCTGAAAAACCTTTATCTCATACCTTAATATATAATAATCCAAAACCTTGTCCCCTGCTGCTTAACAGGCTCAGGGAACTTCTTGAAAACGGGGATACAGATGCATTTAAACATGCTGAAACCTTACACAAATATCTTGCAGACACCAGGTATGAAAATCAGGCATCCCTGCTGGTTAAACAGGTTGAAGCTTATGATTTTGAAGATGCAAAAAAAACATTGGATAAAATTTCAAAAATTCTGATTTAA
- the pstC gene encoding phosphate ABC transporter permease subunit PstC: MANKRQKTETVMRTFFLCVATASIVILFMIMFFLFMEGLPIFKIVSVKDFIFGKYWYPTSDPADFGIFPLIIASMSVTALSAAIAIPLGVMTAIYLAELASKRVAEIVKPVVELLAALPSVVIGFFGMVLVAPFLQKVFDIPTGLNLFNSALMLAFMSIPTICSLSEDAVYSVPGALREGSLALGATQWETIIKVVIPASLSGISTAIILGMSRAVGETMVVLMVAGGAAMIPGSIFDPVRPMPASIAAEMAEAPFRGDHYYALFATGIVLFLFTLFFNIIADHIAHKYKQTGEATL, from the coding sequence ATGGCAAATAAAAGACAGAAAACAGAAACAGTTATGCGCACATTTTTTTTATGTGTGGCAACTGCATCAATTGTCATCCTTTTTATGATTATGTTTTTTCTATTCATGGAAGGACTTCCTATTTTTAAAATTGTTTCTGTTAAAGATTTTATATTTGGAAAATACTGGTATCCCACATCCGATCCTGCTGATTTCGGAATTTTCCCCCTGATTATTGCATCCATGTCAGTAACAGCCCTTTCTGCGGCAATTGCAATTCCTCTGGGGGTAATGACAGCCATTTACCTGGCAGAACTGGCATCTAAAAGGGTTGCAGAAATTGTAAAACCTGTTGTTGAGCTGCTGGCTGCACTGCCTTCTGTGGTTATTGGTTTTTTCGGCATGGTTCTGGTTGCCCCTTTTCTTCAAAAGGTTTTTGACATTCCCACAGGTTTAAATCTTTTTAACTCAGCTTTGATGCTGGCATTTATGTCCATTCCAACAATATGCAGTCTTTCTGAAGATGCTGTTTACAGTGTACCCGGTGCATTAAGAGAAGGTTCACTTGCCCTTGGTGCAACACAATGGGAAACAATAATAAAGGTTGTAATACCAGCATCCCTGTCAGGCATCAGCACGGCGATTATTCTCGGCATGTCAAGAGCTGTTGGGGAAACAATGGTTGTTCTTATGGTTGCAGGAGGTGCTGCAATGATTCCTGGATCAATATTTGATCCTGTCCGGCCCATGCCTGCCAGTATTGCAGCGGAAATGGCCGAAGCTCCTTTCAGAGGGGATCATTATTATGCACTGTTTGCAACAGGTATTGTACTTTTCCTGTTTACACTTTTTTTTAATATAATAGCAGACCACATAGCTCATAAATATAAACAGACAGGAGAGGCAACGCTTTAA
- a CDS encoding rhomboid family intramembrane serine protease, which translates to MIPIRDTIKSKTVPVVNNTLIGLNIFFYLVQMFQGNDLGRFIFNYGLVPARYTDFDMASYFSFGQQMFSFVSYMFLHGGFWHLLGNIWFLYIFGDNVEDHLGPFRYLAFYLLCGIGSGMFYMLFNFHSNIPIVGASGAIAGVMGAYFMLYPGSKILTLFPVLFIPFFFEIPAFFFLGFWFILQFLNAAGSSAQVSGIAWWAHIGGFIIGAALLNLSHKLPQTGVTQTARQIAEKKKTYRLQVINPSGPIDDPNLYGTIVITPFEAQRGTMKLVNIPWGFQKRLYKISVPPDTKQGNVLRLTGQGKKLRDKSRGDLLLTVEIE; encoded by the coding sequence ATGATACCCATTCGTGATACCATTAAGTCAAAAACCGTTCCTGTTGTTAATAATACACTTATCGGCCTGAACATATTTTTTTATCTTGTCCAGATGTTCCAGGGAAATGATCTTGGCCGGTTTATATTTAACTACGGGCTTGTTCCTGCCAGATATACTGATTTTGACATGGCATCATATTTCAGCTTTGGGCAGCAGATGTTTTCATTTGTTTCCTATATGTTTTTACATGGGGGATTCTGGCATCTTCTGGGTAATATCTGGTTTTTATATATTTTTGGGGATAATGTAGAAGATCATCTTGGACCTTTCAGGTATCTGGCATTTTACCTGCTCTGCGGAATCGGTTCAGGCATGTTTTACATGCTTTTTAATTTTCACTCAAATATTCCCATTGTCGGGGCAAGCGGGGCTATTGCCGGGGTTATGGGTGCTTATTTTATGCTCTATCCTGGTTCAAAAATTCTAACCCTTTTTCCTGTACTCTTTATACCTTTCTTTTTTGAAATCCCGGCTTTTTTCTTTCTGGGATTCTGGTTTATCCTGCAATTTTTAAATGCAGCAGGAAGTTCTGCCCAGGTGTCAGGCATTGCATGGTGGGCACATATCGGCGGGTTTATAATAGGTGCTGCACTTCTTAATCTTTCACATAAACTGCCGCAAACCGGTGTAACCCAGACAGCCCGGCAGATTGCGGAAAAAAAGAAAACCTATCGTCTGCAGGTAATAAATCCGTCCGGGCCCATAGACGATCCCAATCTCTATGGCACCATTGTAATTACCCCTTTTGAAGCACAAAGGGGAACTATGAAACTGGTCAATATTCCCTGGGGATTTCAAAAGAGATTATATAAAATATCTGTTCCTCCAGATACAAAACAGGGGAATGTTCTTCGACTGACTGGACAGGGCAAAAAGTTAAGGGATAAATCACGGGGAGATTTACTCCTGACAGTTGAGATTGAATAA
- a CDS encoding PstA family ABC transporter permease — protein sequence MDITKDEYMEKKAKPRHGQENTLKKTEIQKAVESSQTRRKIVQQVLFIMFRGAALINGLALAAIVFFMVKNGWMAINWEFLSQVPTDSMTKGGILPCIIGTIYLSLGAIAIALPVGVASAVYLNEYAEPGKLLRFIRLCINNLAGVPSVVFGLFGLAFFVIWMKMGVSILAGALTPYVLS from the coding sequence ATGGATATTACAAAAGACGAATATATGGAAAAAAAAGCAAAACCAAGGCATGGACAGGAAAATACCCTGAAAAAAACAGAGATTCAAAAGGCTGTTGAATCTTCCCAGACCAGAAGAAAAATTGTACAGCAGGTATTATTTATAATGTTTCGCGGGGCTGCACTTATCAATGGTCTGGCACTTGCAGCCATAGTTTTTTTTATGGTTAAAAACGGGTGGATGGCTATTAACTGGGAATTTTTGTCCCAGGTTCCCACAGATTCCATGACAAAAGGAGGAATACTGCCATGTATAATAGGAACAATATATTTAAGCCTGGGAGCCATTGCCATTGCCCTGCCTGTTGGAGTAGCTTCAGCAGTATATCTCAATGAATATGCCGAACCTGGCAAGCTCCTTCGTTTTATCCGTTTATGTATAAACAACCTGGCCGGGGTTCCTTCGGTTGTATTTGGATTGTTTGGACTTGCATTCTTTGTTATATGGATGAAAATGGGTGTAAGCATTCTTGCAGGAGCCTTAACCCCATACGTGTTAAGTTAA
- a CDS encoding substrate-binding domain-containing protein — protein sequence MKKRLTFIAAVSVLFVIFGTGFAWSETSIVMKGSTTVLPIAQEVAEAYMKANPDIKISISGGGSGNGIKAIIDGTTDIGNSSRFIKSKEVKLAVEKALILFLLQ from the coding sequence ATGAAAAAAAGACTCACCTTTATTGCTGCAGTATCAGTATTGTTTGTTATTTTTGGAACAGGTTTTGCGTGGTCAGAAACCAGCATTGTCATGAAAGGTTCTACAACAGTTCTTCCCATTGCCCAGGAAGTTGCAGAAGCCTATATGAAAGCAAACCCGGATATTAAGATTTCCATTTCCGGAGGCGGTTCTGGAAATGGCATCAAGGCAATTATTGACGGTACAACAGATATTGGAAACTCTTCCAGGTTTATCAAAAGCAAGGAAGTTAAACTGGCAGTAGAAAAGGCACTTATCCTGTTCCTTTTGCAGTAG
- a CDS encoding phosphate ABC transporter substrate-binding protein, translating to MVHPDNNLTNLTIGQLKDIYMGKIKNWKEIGGPDLKIVVISRDTSSGTYEVWEEKVMKKERVFPGALLQASNGAVVTGVAQNRNAIGYIGIGYINDQVKALSVDDIQGTKETTLNGKFPISRALYMFTQGWPTGELAKYINYIMHPQQGQKFVEKSGYVPLY from the coding sequence GTGGTTCATCCTGACAACAATCTGACAAACCTTACCATAGGCCAGTTAAAAGATATTTATATGGGCAAGATAAAAAACTGGAAAGAGATTGGAGGTCCTGATCTTAAGATTGTTGTTATTTCCCGTGATACATCTTCAGGAACCTATGAGGTCTGGGAAGAAAAGGTCATGAAAAAAGAAAGAGTTTTTCCAGGTGCCCTGCTCCAGGCTTCAAACGGAGCAGTTGTTACAGGTGTTGCACAAAACAGAAATGCCATTGGCTATATTGGCATAGGTTATATTAATGACCAGGTAAAAGCATTGAGTGTTGATGATATTCAAGGAACAAAGGAAACCACTTTAAACGGTAAATTCCCCATCAGCCGGGCATTATATATGTTTACCCAGGGCTGGCCCACAGGTGAGCTTGCCAAATACATTAATTATATTATGCACCCGCAGCAGGGACAGAAATTTGTTGAAAAAAGCGGATATGTACCCCTGTATTAA